A stretch of Vigna angularis cultivar LongXiaoDou No.4 chromosome 4, ASM1680809v1, whole genome shotgun sequence DNA encodes these proteins:
- the LOC128196239 gene encoding uncharacterized protein LOC128196239 produces MVKQGHSSPTEKKEVQHVECKASSLGGVTLLDLQREGESRKRWEKGAAGPTIFIHASSNTVQLGRSSSSKQHPASPWPTTRPRSRSKQLRSSRSLQVQQLGGSVQLSRSISVQHKQLGEQTDGSRGPWKLSGVLILFGDGSGVKEGTHGHHFPSSGARRKYTVQKQAGPAAVKTWCLRVWRCTKKQPSSTHLRASRGSWSRGMGEKRACVGAARSTLVEEVGGVRKRGEGKKQQHMISNGEKK; encoded by the exons ATGGTCAAGCAAGGACACAGCAGCCCAACAGAAAAGAAAGAGGTCCAGCACGTTGAGTG CAAGGCATCCAGCTTGGGAGGTGTCACGTTGCTGGACCTGCAACGTGAAGGAGAGTCCAGGAAGCGTTGGGAGAAAGGGGCAGCAGGCCCAACTATCTTCATTCACGCTTCCAGCAACACGGTCCAGCTTGGGAGGTCTTCGTCCAGCAAGCAGCATCCAGCTTCACCATGGCCCACCACACGTCCACGCTCACGATCCAAACAGCTCCGGTCCAGTAGAAGCCTTCAAGTCCAGCAGCTTGGAGGGAGCGTGCAGCTTTCTAGGAGCATCTCGGTCCAACACAAGCAGCTTGGAGAGCAAACAGATGGCAGCAGGGGCCCATGGAAATTAAGTGGAGTGCTGATTTTATTTGGTGATGGAAGTGGAGTCAAAGAAGGCACACACGGACATCATTTTCCGAGCAGCGGTGCACGCAGAAAATACACAGTCCAGAAGCAAGCAGGTCCAGCAGCTGTGAAGACGTGGTGCTTGAGAGTTTGGAGGTGCACGAAGAAGCAGCCCAGTAGCACACATCTAAGGGCTTCACGGGGAAGTTGGTCCAGAGGAATGGGAGAGAAGAGGGCGTGCGTAGGAGCCGCGAGGAG CACGTTGGTGGAGGAAGTAGGTGGTGTGCGGAAACGGGGAGAAGGGAAGAAGCAACAACACATGATTTCAAATGGAGAGAAGAAATga